From the Cohaesibacter sp. ES.047 genome, the window ATTTCCACCTCGCTCGGTGCCGTGTCGCGATCGCCAGGACCAAATCCCCACATATCGATCAACGGCGACAGAGTGATATCGAATCGCCCGTTGCTTTGATCATGAATTCGCTGTGATTCTTTAAGGACTTCCAAAAAGGGTGGGGATATCTCTAGCCAATTAGTCGTAGAACTTGCGTTGAATGCCGATATTTCCGAGTCATCGGTCCAGTTATTCAGTTTGTCATTTGCTTCATCCAGTGTCTTTTTGATATCGTGATACAGGGCTTCCTCATCCACCTTTCCGCGGGCGTGTAAAGCCTTGATCGTATAGCTCGTGCCCATTGTATTGCCGCGCAATACATATTCATCGGTTTGCTCGCTGAGCAGGTCGCAACCCGAAAGACTCATGATAACGGCAAGGAAGGCAAGGGCGACGAGCGCGCGCATAAGGTCTTTTCCTTAAAAGGCTGGAGTGCAATTCTTAACACTATCCCTTAGGATATCTCGGCAGGATTCGATCGCTTTGTGCCTTTCCTATTCGATCGAAGTCAAGGTATTTTCACCAACGTCAATGAGAAGGATTAGCGGATTTAAAGGGAAAATTATTTCATTTTCTCTATCCATATCCCATCGCGTTGCAAAACCAACCCTTCTCGCGGCAATTGGACTTGAATTGTCCTGCGTCCACAGTTAGCAAGAGGACGCTATTTCGCAGGGCAAGACTAGCGCTCGCGGCCAAAAAGAACACACATTTAGTCAAGGTATGCTATGAAGCTAAAAAAAGGATTGGACTTGCCGATAGCCGGCGCTCCTGTCCAGACCATTCATGAAGGGCCAAAAATCACCAAGGTGGCTGTGAATGGTCGGGACTTCATCGGCCTCAAACCCAAGATGCTGGTCGCAGAAGGGGATAAGGTCAAGAAGGGTCAACCACTCTTTTTGCACAAGGCTTCTGAGGATGTGATGTATGTCGCTCCCGGTGGTGGTACGATTACCGCCATTAACCGAGGGCCCCGCCGCGTGCTCGAAACCATCGTGATCACTCTCGACGACACCGAAGAGGAAGTCACGTATGAGGCCTATGCGCTCAACCAACTGAGTGCATTGCCACGTGAGGCGGTTCAGAAACGCCTTTACGAAAGCGGCCAGTGGACCTACTTCAAGACCCGGCCCTATTCCTACGTACCTGAGCAGGACACCGTTCCTCACTCGATCTTTGTCACGGCAATGGACACCAACCCGCTCGCTGCGGATCCCAAGGTGATTATTGCAGAGAATGCCGAAGCCTTTGGCGCCGGCGTTGACGTGATTTCCCGATTGACCGACGGCCATGTCTATGTCTGTCACGCTCCGGATGCCAAGATGCCGGGTGTGACCACCGAAAGCGCCGTGTTCGAAACCTTCGAAGGTCCGCATCCGGCCGGTCTTGCCGGGACGCACATTCACTACCTTGATCCTGTCGGGCCTGAGAAAATGGTGTGGTCCATTTCCTATGCTGACGTGATCGCCATCGGTAATCTGTTCAAGAACGGCAAGATCGACACGGACCGCACGATTGCGCTTGCTGGGCCGCTGGCGACCAATTCGCGTCTGATCAAGACCCGGGTCGGCGCTTCGACCGATGAGCTCACCGCAGGCGAAGCCGAAATCGGCATTGACTGCCGCGTTGTCTCGGGTTCGGTTCTGTCCGGCGTGCATGCCCATGATCACTTCGGCTTCCTGTCGCGCTCTGCTCTTCAGATCACCCTGATCGAAGAAGACATGAAACAGCGTGTTCTGGGTTGGGTGAACGCGTCGCCGAACAACTGGTCCTTCAATAACGTGCATCTGTCCTCTCTTTTCGGAGGCGACAAGAAGTTCGCATTCACGTCCAACCAGCGTGGTGGACGTCGTGCGATGGTGCCGTTCGGGTCCTATGAGCGCGTTATTCCTCTGGACATCCTGCCGACCCAGTTGCTCCGGGCACTGGTCACGCTGGACACCGACCAGTCCCAGAAGCTTGGCGCTCTGGAGTTGGATGAAGAGGATCTCGCTCTGTGCACTTTCATCTGCCATTCGAAATATGAGTATGGTGAAGCCTTGCGTGCCAATCTCACAAAAATCGAAAAAGAGGGCTAAACCTTGGGTCTGCGCAGTTTTTTCGACAGCATCGAGCCGCATTTCCATAAAGGCGGCAAGCTGGAAAAATTCTTTGCCATTTACGAGATGGTGGAGTCTTTCATCTATACGCCCAAGTTCGTAACACGCGCCGCGCCACATGCGCGCGACGATATCGACTTGAAGCGTGTCATGTCCTACGTGGTTCTTGCCACATTCCCCTGTGTCCTGATGGCTCTTTATAACACCGGCTATCAGACCAACATGGCCCTGTCGCAGTTGGGTATCGAGGATGTGCCCGGTTGGCGCGCCTGGATCCTGTCCGCGCTCGGCGTCGGCTTCAATCCTGACAGTCTGTTCGCCAACATCATGCACGGGCTGCTCTACTTCCTGCCCGTCTATATCGTGACGTTGACAGCAGGCGGCATCGTGGAAGTGATTTTCTCCATCGTGCGTGGTCACGAGATCAACGAAGGCTTCTTCGTTACCTCGATGCTCTATGCGCTGATCCTTCCTGCTTCGTCTCCACTCTGGATGGTTGCCCTTGGCATCATCTTCGGCGTTGTCTTGGGTAAGGAAGTGTTTGGCGGAACCGGCAAGAACTTTCTCAACCCGGCGCTTGTGGGTCGTGCGTTCCTCTATTTTGCCTACCCGGCAGCCATGTCCGGCGACTCCGTCTGGACGCCGGTAGACGGCTTTTCAGGGGCAACAGCACTTGGCGTGTCCGCACTTCAGGGACATCAGGCGCTCGGCTCCATTGATCTGACCTGGTGGGATGCCTTCATCGGTATCATGCAGGGGTCTCTTGGTGAAACTTCGGCGCTTGCCTGCCTCATTGGCTGCGTCTTCCTGATGTACACCAAAATCGCCAACTGGCGCCTCATCGCGGGCTGCGTGGCCGGCACGGCAGGCTTCTCTCTGCTGCTGAACCTGATTGGCTCCGATACCAACCCGATGTTCGCAATGCCCTTCTGGTGGCATATGGTTCTGGGTGGTTGGGCCTTCGGTCTGGTCTTCATGGTCACTGAGCCTGTTTCTGCCGCACATACCAATGCGGGCCGCTTCTGGTACGGGGTCCTGATCGGCTTCATGGTCATCATGATCCGTGTCATCAACCCGGCTTTCCCGGAAGGCATGATGCTCGCAATCCTGTTCGGTAACATTTTTGCGCCGCTCATCGACTATGTCGTTGTGCGTGCCAACATCAAGCGGAGGGCTGCTCGCAATGCCTGAGGCATCTGAAAAGAAACTCGGTCCCTGGGGTCGTTTTCTGGCAATGCCAGCCGACAATCCCGTCAAAACGGTCATCGTCGCCGTGGGCCTGTGTCTGTTCTGCTCCATGATCGTGTCCGCAGCCGCCGTTGCTCTGCGACCGGTTCAGGAACAGAACAAGGTTCTCGACAAGCGCCGCAATATTCTCGAAGTGGCTGGCCTCTATCAGTCCGGCATGGACGTCAACAAGACCTTCAGCGAGCGGGTTGAACCGCGCCTTGTCGATATCGAAGCCGGCACCTTCTCTGATGCTGCGGATCCGGCAACCTACGACCAACGTGCGGCCGCAAGCGATCCGACCAGATCTGTTGCCCCGGAGAATGACATTGCCGGTATCGGCCGTCAGGCCAAACTGGCAGCCATCTACCTGGTTCGTGACGACGCAGGTGAGGTCGAGAAGATCATTCTTCCCGTCCATGGCTATGGTCTTTGGTCCACGCTTTACGGCTTTGTTGCTTTGAAATCTGATGGCAATGAAGTGGCCGGTTTCCAGTTCTATGAACATGCGGAAACTCCGGGTCTGGGTGCTGAAGTTGATAACCCCAGCTGGAAATCACAGTGGCCCGGCAAGAAAATTTACGGCGAAGATGGCGATGTTCAAATCACTGTCTCAAAGGGATCTCCTTCCGGCGAAATGGCCCAGTACCATATCGACAGTCTGGCAGGTGCAACCCTGACAAGCCGTGGCGTTGATAACCTTGTCCAGTTCTGGATGGGCGAACAAGGCTTCAAGCGCTTCCTTGAAAACCTCAAAGAAGGGACGGTCTGATGTCTGAGCCAAGCAGAAAAACAATGCTGATCGACCCGCTGGTCGACAACAACCCCATCACTTTGCAGGTTCTGGGCATCTGTTCAGCACTTGCCGTGACGTCCTCGCTTAAGGTGGCGTTCGTGATGGCATTGTCGGTGACAATGGTGACTGCGTTCTCGAACCTGTTCATCTCGATCATCCGCAACCATGTACCCAACAACATCCGCATCATCGTGCAGATGGTCATCATTGCATCGTTGGTGATCCTGGTTGACCAAATGCTCAAGGCTTATGCCTTCGAGATTTCGAAAACCCTCTCGGTTTTCGTCGGCCTGATTATCACCAACTGCATCGTGATGGGACGTGCAGAAGCCTTCGCCATGAAGAATCCGCCGATTGCGAGTTTGCTTGACGGGATTGGCAACGGACTTGGCTATTCGCTGATCCTGATGCTGGTCGGTTTCATCCGCGAACTCTTCGGAGCGGGCTCCTTGTTCGGCATCACCATTCTGGAAACCGTGAACAACGGTGGCTGGTATGTACCGAACGGCATGCTTTTGTTGCCGCCAAGCGCCTTCTTCATCATTGGCTTCATCATCTGGGGGTTCCGGACCTGGAAGCCGGCACAGGTTGAAGCACGTGACTTCAAGATCATAGAACAAGAAGGGGGCCACTAAGAATGGAAGGTCTCATTTCTCTCGCAGTCAAGGCGATCTTCATTGAGAACCTTGCACTGGCTTTCTTTCTGGGTATGTGCACATTTCTGGCCGTATCCAAGAAGATTGAAACTGCATTAGGACTTGGCATTTCTGTGACCGTCGTACAGCTCATCACGGTTCCAGCCAACAACTTGATCCTGACCTATCTTCTCGACGAAGGAGCCCTGTCGTGGCTCGGTCTCGAAAATGTAGATCTGCGCTTCCTCGGCTTGATCTCCTATATCGGTGTGATCGCGGCCATGGTTCAGATCCTAGAAATGATCCTCGATCGCTTTTTCCCGGCGCTGTACAACGCGCTTGGCATCTTTCTGCCGCTCATCACGGTCAACTGTGCCATCCTTGGTGGCTCGCTCTTCATGGTGGAACGCAGTTACGATTTTGCCGAAAGCACGGTCTACGGTCTGTCATCCGGTATCGGTTGGGCTCTTGCGATCACAGCAATGGCTGGCGTACGCGAAAAGCTGAAATACTCCGATATTCCTGATGGCCTTCAGGGGCTGGGTATCACATTCATCACCGCAGGGTTGATGGCCATGGGCTTCATGGCTTTCTCCGGCGTGAAGCTGTAAGGGAGACAAAAGATGCAAGAGTTCGCCCTAGGCATCACGTTCTTTACGATTATCGTATTGGCGCTGGTGTTCCTGATCCTGTTTGCGCGTAGTCGCCTTGTCTCAAGCGGCAACGTGAACATCACCATCAACGGGGAGCGTACGATTACCGTTCCTTCAGGCGGTAAGCTTCTCGGTGTGCTGGCTGGACAAAAGATCTTCGTTCCCTCCGCGTGCGGTGGTGGTGGTACTTGCGCCCAGTGCCGGTGCAAGGTTCTCGAAGGCGGCGGGTCCATCCTGCCAACCGAGGAAACCCACATCACCAAGCGTGAAGCCCGCGAAGGCGATCGCCTGTCTTGTCAGGTGGCCGTCAAGCAGGACATGAAGATCGAAGTTCCCGAAGAGGTCTTCGGGGTCAAGAAGTGGGAATGCACCGTTCGCTCGAACGAGAACGTTGCCACCTTCATCAAGAACCTGGTTCTGGAATTGCCGGAAGGCGAGAATGTTGACTTCCGCGCCGGTGGTTACATCCAGATCGAGGCACCTGCGCACGTGGTCAACTACAAGGACTTCGACGTCGAGGAGGAATATCGCGAGGATTGGGACAAGTTCAATCTCTGGCAATATGTCTCCAAGGTTGATGAGCCGATTGAGCGCGCCTATTCGATGGCCAACTATCCAGAAGAAAAAGGCCTGATCATGCTCAACGTACGTGTCGCAAGCCCGCCCCCGGGCATGCCGAGCGTACCTCCGGGCAAGATGTCGTCCTACATCTTCAACCTCAAACCGGGTGACAAGGTCACCATTTCCGGTCCGTTCGGCGAATTCTTCGCCCGCGACACCAAAAGGGAAATGGTCTTTATTGGCGGTGGTGCCGGTATGGCTCCGATGCGTTCGCACATCTTCGATCAGCTCAAGCGGATACACACCGATCGCAAGATCACCTTCTGGTATGGTGCCCGTTCCAAGCGTGAGATGTTCTTCGTCGAAGACTTCGATCAGCTGGCGGCAGAAAACCCGAACTTCACCTGGCATGTCGCACTGTCTGACGCATTGCCAGAGGATGATTGGGATGGCCACACCGGGTTCATTCACAATGTTCTATACGAACAATATCTGAAGAACCATGAGGCACCGGAAGACTGCGAATATTACATGTGCGGTCCTCCGATCATGAACCAGTCCGTGATCAACATGTTGCTCGATCTGGGCGTTGATCGCGAAGACATCATGCTTGATGATTTCGGCGGCTAAGTCGCGCAATCCTTGAACATTCTGAAAAAGGGCCGGGATCTACCCGGCCCTTTTTCTATGTCTCTTCTGGGCAGAGGCAAGTCAACCATTTGGAGACTTTGTTTATGCAATCTCTCTAATACTACTCCTTTCTGTTGTAACCCCATGGCGAATGACTTAACCTTCGGTTGCAAGAGCCTGCTTTGTCTCACCCTGTTTAGCGTTCAAGTGGTCGGTGCGTGAGACACAAATAGTCACTTCAATAGCTGAGATCATCCATTACAATCGGTTGTGCTCAGGCACTGAACCGGGGGAGGTTGCATGTGGAATCGCAAACAGCGGTAAAGTATCTGGCGATCAAAGAGCTCATTTTAGAACGGATCAAACAGAAGCAATGGCCTCCGGGGTCGCTGCTGCCAACCGAAATCCAGCTTGCGGAGGAATTCGGCTGTGCCAGAGCGACGGTCAACCGGGCACTGGCACAGCTCGCTGAGGATGGCATCATTGACCGTCGGCGCAAGGCAGGCAGCCGGGTAAATTCCCTGCCGCAGCGAAGTGTGCGCGTCAATATTGTTTGTGCTATGCGGGAAATTGAGGCGAAAGGCACCGATTATCGCTATCAGCAGCTAAGACGAAGCTTTGGACTGGCGCCCGAGTGGCTCTGCGATCTAGTCGATCTGCCAAAAGACATAGAGATGCTGTATCTGCAAAGCCTGCACTTTGCGGATGACCAACCATTCCAGTTTCAGGAAGCCTGGCTGAATGCGACGGACTATCCGGAAGTTGTTGATATGGATTTCATCAAGCAGGACCCCTTCAACTGGGTGCTGCGGGAAATGCCGTTTCTTGACACGACGCTCTACCTGAAAGCACAGGCCGCGCACAAGCATGTCGCAAAGTGTCTGGATATCGCAACTGGTGACCCTGTGCTCTTTAGAAGCTATCATGGATCGTGGTCGTCCAAGACGGTCTGCTTTTTCCGCAGGATCTACCGCAGCGATTATGAAATGATTTCGCAAGGGTGAGGAATAGCCCTGCGGCGTTTCGATCTTAGGCGCTCATGGCGAGGGGATGCCGGTCTGCGCTCCACGCGTCGTCGATCACATGCTCGATGGCTGGCATCAGTTCGTCCCAACCAAAGGGAACGGCACCGGTCCGGACACGGTCTGCTCCGATGCTGTAGGCCAGCAGGGTATTGTCGAGATTGGGGTGCGCCGCAGAATAGTGATCTGTGCAGTCGCAATATGGAATGGCTTCAGCTTCCAATGCAATGGCGCGGGCTGCCTTGCTGCATTCCGCGCGTCTGTCGTATCCAACCATTTGTTTCTCCTACTTATGTATAGGTAAATAGCGGATTGTGAGCGGGTGTGCATCTATAAATTTAGCAGGCAAACTAATTTTGCACTGCAAAATAAACTGAGGTTAACAACGCTGCGGTGCAAAATCCAAAGGCGTGCATGCAAAGGCGTGGCGAGGAGGGTATGGCCTCAGCATTCGGGCAGGTTCACGGCAAGCCCGCCACAAGATAGGCCGCCGTTGGTCGCAACGGTGCAAAGCCTATCGCCAGAAAAGAAGCGCGGCGGGCTTATTCCGAAGCTCAGCATTCGGGGAGATTGACCGCAAGCCCGCCACAAGATAGGCCGCCGTTGGATCCAGCGGCGCAAAGCCTATCGCCAGAAAAGAAGCGAGGCGGGCTAATTTCGTAGCTCAACACTCGGGCAGGTTCACGGCAAGCCCGCCACAAGATAGGCCGCCGTTGGATCCAGCGGCGCAAAGCCTATCGCCAGAAAAGAAGCGAGGCGGGCTAATTTCGTAGCTCAACACTCGGGGAGATTGACCGCAAGCCCGCCGAGCGACGTCTCTTTGTATTTCTCGCCCATATCCTGGCCGGTCTGCCACATGGTCTCGATGCAATTGTCGAGCGGCATGAAGTGGGTGCCATCGCCATGAAGGGAGAGGGACGCCGCTGACACCGCCTTGATGGCCCCAAGGCCGTTGCGCTCAATGCAAGGCACCTGAACCAGCCCCTTCACCGGATCGCAAGTCATGCCCAGATGATGCTCCAGCGCGATTTCAGCTGCATTCTCGATCTGCTCGTTGCTGCCGCCAAGGGCCGCACAGAGACCGCCAGCAGCCATTGCCGCCGCAGAGCCAACTTCGGCCTGACAACCTGCTTCTGCGCCCGAAATGGAGGCGTTGTGCTTGATCAGCCCGCCAATGGCTGCCGCCGTCAGCAAAAAGGTGCGGATGCCTTCATCGCTCGAACCGGGGCATTGATCGCGGTAATAGCGCAGTACGGACGGTATGACGCCAGCCGCGCCGTTGGTCGGCGCGGTGACAACGCGCCCACCCGCAGCATTTTCCTCATTCACCGCCATGGCATAGAGGCTCAGCCAGTCATTGACCTGATGCGGCATAGGCTGATTGTTGCCCCGATCGGCAATCAGCCGCTCGCGGATGGCTTTTGCGCGGCGTTTGACATAGAGGCCTCCCGGCAATTCGCCATCCTTCTCAAGCCCTCTATCGATCACTGCCCGCATCGTGTGCCACAGGCGATCAAGGCCTGTCAGCAAAGCCTCCCGGTCGAGCTCCACTTCCTCGTTTGCCTGCTTCATCGCCGCGATGCTGAGCCCGGAGCGCTGTCCCATGTCGAGCATCTCTGCTGCAGAACCGAAGGGATAGGGATAACCCGCCGCCTTCTGCTCCTTGTGTAGATCCATGGGGTCATGGCTGATCTGTTCATCCAGCTCGCTGGCGGTGACGATGAAGCCACCGCCGATGGAATAATAGGTGGCGCTGGCGAGCTGCTGGTTGCCCTCGCCATAAGCAAAGATCTTCATGCCGTTGGCATGGCCGGACAGGGGCGGGCCATAGTCAAAGACGAGATCCTCGTCAGGGTTGAAGCGCAGGCGCTCAAAGCCATCCGGCTCAATGTGTTTTTCTTCGCGGATGCGCGCTTCCAGCCCTTCGGCTTCGTCCGGATCGAGCTTGTCTGGCGTGATGCCGATCAGCCCGAGGATCACGGCCCGGTCCGTCGCGTGCCCCTTGCCGGTGAAGGCCAGCGAGCCATGCAGCGAGCAGGAGACACGTCGCACCTGCTCAGCGCTGACGCCCATGAAGACACCGCCGCGCAGGTCATCCATGAACCGCGCCGCCGCATTCATCGGCCCCATCGTGTGGGACGAGGAGGGGCCAACCCCGATCTTGAAGATGTCAAAGACGGAAAGGAACATGGGTATGCCTCAGATCGGGGTCGTAGAGTTCAGATTGGACGGCCTATTCAGCTGCCTCTTCGTAGGCATCCACCGGTGGGCAGGTGCAGATGAGATTGCGGTCGCCATAGGCATTGTCGACGCGGTTGACTGGCGGCCAATATTTGTCCACCTCGAAAGCGCCCGCCGGGAAACATCCCTGCTTGCGGCTGTAGGGACGGTCCCATTCGCCAACCAGATCGCGCACCGTATGAGGCGCATTTTTCAGCGGGTTGTTGTCCTTGTCAATCTTGCCGTCTTCAATGTCCTGCGCTTCGCGACGAATGTCGAGCATCGAGGCGATGAAACGATCAAGCTCGGCCTTGGGTTCGGACTCGGTCGGCTCGACCATCAGGGTGCCCGCCACCGGCCAGCTCATGGTCGGCGCGTGGAAGCCATTGTCCATCAGGCGCTTGGCGATGTCATCCACGGTCACATGGCAGGCCTCATCGAGGGGGCGGGTGTCGAGAATGCACTCATGCGCTACACGGCCCGTCTTGGAGGTGTAGAGGATGTCAAAGGCATCCTTGAGGCTTTCGGCGATGTAGTTGGCATTGAGGATCGCCACCTTGGTGGATTGGGTGAGGCCAGCGCCACCCATCAACAGGCAATAGGCCCAGCTCACCGGCAGGATCGAAGGAGAGCCGAAGGGCGCCGCCGAAACCGGTCCGATGGTCGCGTCCCGTTCCGGATGGCCGGGAAGATAAGGAGCAAGATGGGATTTGACGCCAATTGGCCCCATGCCCGGTCCGCCACCGCCATGGGGGATGCAGAAGGTCTTGTGCAAGTTGAGATGGCTGACGTCGCCGCCGATGTCACCGGGCCGGGACAGCCCCACCATGGCGTTCATGTTGGCACCATCGATATAGACCTGCCCACCATGCTCGTGGGTGATGGCACAAACCTCCTGCACCGTCTCCTCGAACACCCCGTGGGTGGAGGGATAGGTGATCATGCAGGCGGCGAGTTGATCGGAATATTGCTCCGCCTTGGCCCGGAAATCCTCAAGATCGATGTCGCCATTGTCTGCCGACTTGACTGGCACCACCTTCCAGCCGGCCAAATGGGCCGAGGCAGGGTTGGTGCCATGGGCCGAGGTCGGAATGAGGCAAATGTTGCGGTGGCCCTGACCCTGAGCCTGCTGATAGTTGCGGATGGTGATGAGGCCCGCATATTCCCCTTGCGCGCCGGAGTTGGGCTGCTGAGAGATGGCGTCATAACCGGTGACAAGGCAGAGCTTGTGATTGAGATCGTCAATCATCTCCTTGTAGCCAAGCGCCTGATCGTCGGGCACGAAGGGGTGCAGGTTGGCAAATTCGGGCCATGTCACCGGGATCATCTCGATGGTCGCATTGAGCTTCATCGTGCAGGAACCGAGCGGGATCATCGCCCGGTCAAGCGCGAGATCGCGGTCGGCGAGGCGGCGCATGTAGCGGGTGATCTCGGCCTCGGCGCGGTTGAGATGAAAAATCGGGTGGGTGAGATAATCGCTTTCGCGCAGGTTGGCCTGTGGCAAGCGATAGGCGATGTCTTCCTCGCGGGCATATTCGTCCGCACCATAGTCAAGATCGCCGCCAAAACTCTTCCAGACCGCTTCCACGACTTCCGGCCGTGTCTGTTCATCAAGGCTGATGCCGATCTTGCTGGACCCCACCTTGCGCAGGTTGATGCCGTTGGCAACCGCGGCGTTCATGATGACGCCTTGAAGCGCGCCCACTTCGACCGTGATGGTGTCAAAGAAGACATCCGGTTCGACCTTGAAGCCTAGTTTCTCAAGGCCATCTGCGAGGCGGACGGTGCGGCGGTGAACATATTGCGCGATGGCCTTGATGCCGTCCGGTCCGTGGTAGACCGCATACATCGAGGCAATGACGGCCAGCAGGGCCTGTGCGGTGCAGACGTTGGAATTGGCTTTTTCGCGGCGGATATGCTGCTCGCGGGTCTGAAGCGCGAGGCGATAGGCCTTGCGGCCCTGACTGTCGATGGTCACGCCAATGATGCGGCCCGGCATGGAGCGCTTGTAGGCGTCGCGACAAGCCATATAGGCGGCATGTGGTCCGCCATAGCCGAGCGGCACGCCAAAGCGCTGGGTGGAGCCGACGGCGATGTCCGCGCCCATCTCGCCCGGTGCCTTGAGCAGCGCCAGAGACAGCGGGTCGGCGATGACGATGCCAAGGGCCTTATTCTCATGCAGGCTCGCGATGAGGTCTGAGAAATCGCGCACATGACCATGGGTGCCGGGATACTGGAAGATGGCCCCGAATACTTCGCTGGGGTCGAGATCTTCCGGTGCGCCGATCTTGACCTCGATGCCAAGTGGCTCTGCCCGTGTCTCGATCACGGCGATATTCTGCGGATGGCAATTCTCGTCGACAAAGAAGACATTGGCCTTGGTCTTGGAGGCGCGTTTGGCCATGGTCATGGCTTCGGCGGCTGCCGTTGCTTCGTCTAGGAGTGAGGCGTTGGCGACCTCCAGACCGGTCAAGTCCGACACCATGGTCTGGAAATTGAGCAAGGCTTCAAGCCGACCCTGACTGATTTCGGGCTGGTAGGGAGTGTAGGCCGTATACCAAGCCGGATTTTCAAGGATGTTTCTCAGGATCACCGGCGGCGTGGTGGTGCCATAATAGCCCTGACCAATCAGCGAGGTGAGAAGCTTGTTCTTGGAGGCGACCTGCCGCATGTGGTGCAGGGTGTCTTTTTCCGTCAGTGCACCGCCCCATTCCAGCGGCTCTTTTTGACGGATCGAAGGAGGAACGGTGGCATCGATGAGCGCATCCAGCGTTTCGAACCCGACGACCTTCAGCATCTCTGCCATTTCCGACGGGCTCGGGCCGATGTGGCGCCGGTTGGCAAAATCATAGGCTTCGTAGTCGGTCAGTTGGAATGCCATGGGCTCTGTCCTCTGTCTTTTTGAGCGGCTCGCCGTTGCGGGGTAGTCTGAGTGGCGAGGGACAATGTTGCAAGTGCAGTTGTGTTTCTTATAGGGGAAATTTCCCTCTTGGGCAATAATGTGTTATATGAGATACCTGACTTG encodes:
- the nqrF gene encoding NADH:ubiquinone reductase (Na(+)-transporting) subunit F, translating into MQEFALGITFFTIIVLALVFLILFARSRLVSSGNVNITINGERTITVPSGGKLLGVLAGQKIFVPSACGGGGTCAQCRCKVLEGGGSILPTEETHITKREAREGDRLSCQVAVKQDMKIEVPEEVFGVKKWECTVRSNENVATFIKNLVLELPEGENVDFRAGGYIQIEAPAHVVNYKDFDVEEEYREDWDKFNLWQYVSKVDEPIERAYSMANYPEEKGLIMLNVRVASPPPGMPSVPPGKMSSYIFNLKPGDKVTISGPFGEFFARDTKREMVFIGGGAGMAPMRSHIFDQLKRIHTDRKITFWYGARSKREMFFVEDFDQLAAENPNFTWHVALSDALPEDDWDGHTGFIHNVLYEQYLKNHEAPEDCEYYMCGPPIMNQSVINMLLDLGVDREDIMLDDFGG
- a CDS encoding NADH:ubiquinone reductase (Na(+)-transporting) subunit B; translated protein: MGLRSFFDSIEPHFHKGGKLEKFFAIYEMVESFIYTPKFVTRAAPHARDDIDLKRVMSYVVLATFPCVLMALYNTGYQTNMALSQLGIEDVPGWRAWILSALGVGFNPDSLFANIMHGLLYFLPVYIVTLTAGGIVEVIFSIVRGHEINEGFFVTSMLYALILPASSPLWMVALGIIFGVVLGKEVFGGTGKNFLNPALVGRAFLYFAYPAAMSGDSVWTPVDGFSGATALGVSALQGHQALGSIDLTWWDAFIGIMQGSLGETSALACLIGCVFLMYTKIANWRLIAGCVAGTAGFSLLLNLIGSDTNPMFAMPFWWHMVLGGWAFGLVFMVTEPVSAAHTNAGRFWYGVLIGFMVIMIRVINPAFPEGMMLAILFGNIFAPLIDYVVVRANIKRRAARNA
- the nqrE gene encoding NADH:ubiquinone reductase (Na(+)-transporting) subunit E; this translates as MEGLISLAVKAIFIENLALAFFLGMCTFLAVSKKIETALGLGISVTVVQLITVPANNLILTYLLDEGALSWLGLENVDLRFLGLISYIGVIAAMVQILEMILDRFFPALYNALGIFLPLITVNCAILGGSLFMVERSYDFAESTVYGLSSGIGWALAITAMAGVREKLKYSDIPDGLQGLGITFITAGLMAMGFMAFSGVKL
- a CDS encoding Na(+)-translocating NADH-quinone reductase subunit A, which produces MKLKKGLDLPIAGAPVQTIHEGPKITKVAVNGRDFIGLKPKMLVAEGDKVKKGQPLFLHKASEDVMYVAPGGGTITAINRGPRRVLETIVITLDDTEEEVTYEAYALNQLSALPREAVQKRLYESGQWTYFKTRPYSYVPEQDTVPHSIFVTAMDTNPLAADPKVIIAENAEAFGAGVDVISRLTDGHVYVCHAPDAKMPGVTTESAVFETFEGPHPAGLAGTHIHYLDPVGPEKMVWSISYADVIAIGNLFKNGKIDTDRTIALAGPLATNSRLIKTRVGASTDELTAGEAEIGIDCRVVSGSVLSGVHAHDHFGFLSRSALQITLIEEDMKQRVLGWVNASPNNWSFNNVHLSSLFGGDKKFAFTSNQRGGRRAMVPFGSYERVIPLDILPTQLLRALVTLDTDQSQKLGALELDEEDLALCTFICHSKYEYGEALRANLTKIEKEG
- a CDS encoding NADH:ubiquinone reductase (Na(+)-transporting) subunit D translates to MSEPSRKTMLIDPLVDNNPITLQVLGICSALAVTSSLKVAFVMALSVTMVTAFSNLFISIIRNHVPNNIRIIVQMVIIASLVILVDQMLKAYAFEISKTLSVFVGLIITNCIVMGRAEAFAMKNPPIASLLDGIGNGLGYSLILMLVGFIRELFGAGSLFGITILETVNNGGWYVPNGMLLLPPSAFFIIGFIIWGFRTWKPAQVEARDFKIIEQEGGH
- a CDS encoding GntR family transcriptional regulator, coding for MESQTAVKYLAIKELILERIKQKQWPPGSLLPTEIQLAEEFGCARATVNRALAQLAEDGIIDRRRKAGSRVNSLPQRSVRVNIVCAMREIEAKGTDYRYQQLRRSFGLAPEWLCDLVDLPKDIEMLYLQSLHFADDQPFQFQEAWLNATDYPEVVDMDFIKQDPFNWVLREMPFLDTTLYLKAQAAHKHVAKCLDIATGDPVLFRSYHGSWSSKTVCFFRRIYRSDYEMISQG
- a CDS encoding Na(+)-translocating NADH-quinone reductase subunit C, with amino-acid sequence MPEASEKKLGPWGRFLAMPADNPVKTVIVAVGLCLFCSMIVSAAAVALRPVQEQNKVLDKRRNILEVAGLYQSGMDVNKTFSERVEPRLVDIEAGTFSDAADPATYDQRAAASDPTRSVAPENDIAGIGRQAKLAAIYLVRDDAGEVEKIILPVHGYGLWSTLYGFVALKSDGNEVAGFQFYEHAETPGLGAEVDNPSWKSQWPGKKIYGEDGDVQITVSKGSPSGEMAQYHIDSLAGATLTSRGVDNLVQFWMGEQGFKRFLENLKEGTV